A window of Catharus ustulatus isolate bCatUst1 chromosome 25, bCatUst1.pri.v2, whole genome shotgun sequence contains these coding sequences:
- the LOC117007301 gene encoding Krueppel-like factor 15 — translation MVSVSCQDLLPSLQCRMPPSLLPGHAADRTCGHPQGSGRVLAGSTDPAEPVLLPSAKLEPPKAQLIEAQLRLPDFCLSQDFIPTLEEIEEFLREKAELCRDGAELPRDGGWNPQSKAELGSGIPTEPQGGGGHVPNALGTAAVAAGSIPVLLQLQPLPMDSITPPAQPGGLRVAQLLISLQSPKLPQLQPPGTIPEQKFVRIAPVPGAGGSGDARGAGAAPRDQQGPPALPRSHRCSHPGCGKVYSKSSHLKAHFRRHTGEKPYSCAWPDCGWRFSRSDELSRHKRSHSGLKPYQCPACQKSFARSDHLAKHLKIHRGQPCSPRTLPGGSRS, via the exons ATGGTCTCtgtgagctgccaggacctgctgccctccctgcagtgcaggaTGCCACCGTCCCTCCTGCCAGGACACGCGGCTGACAGGACATGTGGCCACCCCCAGGGCTCTGGCCGTGTCCTGGCGGGCAGCACTGACCCTGCTgagcctgtcctgctgcccagtgcCAAGCTGGAGCCTCCCAAAGCCCAGCTTATCgaggctcagctcaggctgcccGACTTCTGCCTCTCGCAGGACTTCATCCCCACGCTGGAGGAGATCGAGGAGTTCCTcagggagaaggcagagctgtgcagggatggagcagagctgcccagggatgga ggatgga atcctcagagcaaagctgagctgggctctgggatccCCACCGAGCcccaaggaggaggaggacacgTCCCCAACGCTTTGGGGacagctgcagtggctgctggcagcatccccgtgctgctgcagctccagcccctcccgATGGACAGCATcacccccccagcccagcccgggggtctcagggtgGCCCAGCTGCTCATCAGCCTGCAGAGCCCAAagctcccccagctgcagccccctggCACCATCCCGGAGCAGAAATTCGTGCGGATCGCCCCTGTGCCGGGGGCTGGGGGGTCAGGGGATGCTcggggggctggggcagcccccagggaccagcagggaccccctgccctgccccgcaGCCACCGCTGCTCCCACCCGGGCTGTGGCAAGGTTTATTCCAAGAGTTCTCACCTCAAGGCTCATTTCCGCCGGCACACGGGGGAGAAACCGTACAGCTGTGCCTGGCCCGACTGCGGCTGGAG GTTCTCCCGCTCGGACGAGCTGTCCCGCCACAAGCGCTCCCACTCCGGGCTCAAGCCCTACCAGTGCCCAGCCTGTCAGAAGAGCTTTGCCCGCAGTGACCACTTGGCCAAGCACCTGAAGATCCACcggggccagccctgcagcccacGGACACTCCCAGGGGGCAGCAGGAGTTGA